A section of the Zygosaccharomyces rouxii strain CBS732 chromosome B complete sequence genome encodes:
- the POM34 gene encoding Pom34p (similar to uniprot|Q7LGY6 Saccharomyces cerevisiae YLR018C POM34 nuclear pore integral membrane protein), translating into MVELATPSRPISREQFTSLRQRVAKDSPKLYKNKILSGPNGQLDVHTNQHKLSHTGGKGTPVATTSTVTRSSPPISQVPASTSNEIGSFENPVLHTLAQRTVNKEWETQRLVVNIIAWAIWDLLSKFCSTLAKHSKIGKEWVSWINRELVQRNINSNNSIVGFFNRFYNRYPSLWNKLNWSNLNFMFHLIVIINILFSLRRLLSKVKTDDLPLNENQRQLLGVVDQSDDSIVHHELVKESELVSSKESNTAPPEPPNTPFLFKSLETPMKSRQKQEADSIISKNVTQSAFVNRVNAFGLSQSALSNRMHPNTKNISNSSTGLFPSGLAATPAGKTGYIPSSKYTYMMNSPTPRKKT; encoded by the coding sequence ATGGTTGAACTTGCTACACCTTCTAGGCCAATTTCTAGAGAGCAGTTCACTTCTTTGAGGCAGAGAGTAGCCAAGGATTCaccaaaactttacaagaacaaaatcCTTTCGGGCCCCAATGGGCAATTGGATGTACATACAAACCAGCACAAATTGTCTCATACTGGAGGAAAGGGTACGCCGGTAGCGACAACATCGACTGTAACTAGATCCTCACCACCAATCTCACAGGTTCCTGCATCAACATCGAATGAAATCGggtcttttgaaaatccTGTTCTGCATACACTAGCCCAGAGAACTGTTAATAAAGAATGGGAGACACAGAGGTTGGTAGTTAACATAATAGCATGGGCTATCTGGGATCTTTTAAGCAAATTTTGTAGTACGCTGGCTAAACACTCTAAAATAGGTAAGGAATGGGTATCGTGGATCAATAGAGAGCTAGTACAACGCAACATCAATAGCAATAATAGCATAGTTGGTTTTTTCAACCGATTTTACAACAGATATCCATCATTATGGAATAAATTGAACTGGTCAAACTTAAATTTTATGTTCCATTTGATTGTGATAATCAATATATTATTTTCACTCAGGAGATTATTATCTAAAGTGAAAACGGACGATTTACCGTTAAACGAGAATCAGAGACAGTTGTTAGGCGTTGTTGATCAATCTgatgattcaattgttcaccatgaattggttaaagaaTCTGAATTGGTATCATCTAAGGAATCTAATACAGCACCTCCAGAACCACCTAATACAcctttccttttcaaatctttagaGACACCAATGAAATCGAGACAGAAACAAGAGGCTGACTCTATCATCTCTAAGAATGTTACTCAGAGCGCCTTTGTCAACAGAGTCAATGCATTTGGACTATCACAATCAGCTTTGAGTAATAGAATGCATCCGAATACGAAaaacatttcaaattcCAGCACTGGATTGTTCCCCTCGGGTCTGGCGGCTACACCGGCGGGTAAAACTGGTTATATCCCCAGTAGTAAATATACCTATATGATGAACTCTCCGACACCAAGGAAAAAAACATAG
- the PSR1 gene encoding phosphatase (similar to uniprot|Q07800 Saccharomyces cerevisiae YLL010C) has translation MGFISSIFCCSSDSSQATSKWDNRQLNPRSQQLKGQQQASNKANLYSTRGMSTSTNSNLNLKSNSNTTAPSHLPRSKQQPNNSADSNKFTRQPSVKNSADNQDLQRMEALEKNRDNGTNNNDGISFSSLNSTPKTSEKSDRDERSSRKSKDDIKEKEKDIQAGKEENEKEKELQNHSGSGEVEKQGVYVYAGDTDTSTGGSSYDHHSQLPQSTTATTVTGSNQVSQSPDSQETTTTVQEGENVSSSADDTDVALNQSKSHEDEVDPDMDVDAVPPYGEEEEFVDLTELQLGQYHAAGCNTLLPPQSKHLSGKKCLVLDLDETLVHSSFKYLKGADFVLPVDIDDQIHNVYVMKRPGVDEFLKKVGSLFEVVIFTASVARYGDPLLDILDKHKSVHHRLFREACYNYEGNYIKNLSQIGRPLSEIIILDNSPASYIFHPQHAIPISSWFSDTHDNELLDIIPLLEDLSEQSVPDVGKVLDITI, from the coding sequence ATGGGATTTATTTCATCGATATTTTGTTGCTCATCGGACTCATCGCAGGCGACTTCTAAGTGGGACAACAGACAACTGAACCCGAGATCACAACAGCTAAAAGGACAGCAACAAGCTAGTAATAAAGCTAATTTATATTCTACAAGGGGTATGAGTACTAGTACGAATTCGAATCTAAATCTTAAATCGAACTCGAATACTACAGCACCGTCACACCTTCCAAGGTCAAAGCAACAGCCCAATAATAGTGCCGATAGTAACAAATTTACTAGGCAACCTTCTGTGAAGAACTCAGCAGATAATcaagatttacaaagaatGGAGGCTCTTGAAAAAAACCGTGATAACGGTACGAACAATAATGATGGTATTagtttttcatctttaaattcaacACCAAAAACAAGCGAAAAATCGGATAGAGATGAACGATCGAGTAGAAAGTCTAAAGATGACataaaggaaaaggaaaaggataTCCAAGCAGGgaaagaggaaaatgaaaaagagaaagaacTGCAAAATCATAGCGGCTCCGGTGAAGTAGAAAAGCAGGGAGTTTATGTTTATGCAGGTGACACAGATACTAGTACGGGTGGATCGAGCTATGATCATCATTCTCAATTACCACAATCTACAACGGCGACAACGGTTACGGGTTCTAACCAAGTATCACAATCACCAGATTCACAAGAAACAACAACGACGGTTCAGGAGGGTGAGAATGTTAGTAGCAGTGCTGATGATACTGATGTCGCTTTAAATCAAAGTAAAAGtcatgaagatgaagtggaTCCTGATATGGATGTTGATGCGGTACCACCTtatggtgaagaagaagaatttgttgattTAACAGAATTACAACTAGGTCAATATCATGCTGCTGGTTGTAATACACTTTTACCACCACAATCCAAACATCTTTCTGGTAAAAAATGTTTGGTGTTAGATTTAGATGAGACGTTGGTTCATTcctctttcaaatatttaAAAGGTGCCGATTTTGTCTTACCtgttgatattgatgatCAAATCCATAACGTTTATGTCATGAAGAGGCCCggtgttgatgaatttttgaagaaagttgGTTCCCTTTTTGAAGTTGTTATTTTTACAGCAAGTGTGGCACGTTATGGTGATCCCTTACTAGACATTTTGGATAAACATAAATCCGTTCATCATAGATTATTCCGAGAAGCTTGTTATAATTATGAAGGAAATTATATCAAAAATCTGTCGCAGATTGGTAGACCTTTATCggaaataataattttgGACAATTCTCCGGCTTCTTACATTTTCCACCCTCAACATGCAATTCCAATTTCCTCCTGGTTTTCTGATACTCATGATAATGAATTGTTAGATATTATCCCGCTATTGGAAGATTTATCAGAGCAATCCGTTCCTGACGTTGGCAAAGTGCTGGACATCACAATATAG